A window of the Iodobacter fluviatilis genome harbors these coding sequences:
- a CDS encoding M3 family metallopeptidase gives MHTERNPLLQEWQTPFGLPPFDQILPGHFPPAFAFAMAQHRAELNAIAEQTSLPDFANSVERFALAGSLLARINGLFENLTASETNPELEAIELTLAPQLAAHNNMVYQQEGVFTRINALYQQRKDLGLNTEKLRLLERIRLNFVRNGAELTGESRLRFSEIVAALATLCTQFSQNVRSDEAQYRLQLHDENDLAGLPESIRASAKQAAADRGTEGCVITLSRSSVVPFLTYSSRRDLREIAHKAWKSRGEHPGKTDNRPIAARILALRQEQAQLLGYANFADYALSDRMAGTPHAALDLLQKVWAPALKRVLEEQADLQTLAAELGEPLDIEPWDWFYLAEQQRLARFDLDDAEIKPYFALENMIAAAFDCAHRLFGLSFKERFDLPLYHPDARLWEVSREGEVIGLFIGDNFSRTSKQGGAWMHEFRSQSRSEGKRIVPIVINNNNFSKAPAGQATLLSFDDVRTLFHEFGHGLHGLLSDVEYSLLAGPAVARDYVELPSQLFENWAGQDEVLKKHALHIKTGEAIPDTLLAKIKNVRFFNQGFETVRYLGSALLDLQIHLDLTEHVQDIGAFEAATLEKIGLPKAAGINHRLPHFGHLFSSDGYAAGYYVYMWAEVLEADTFNAFIETGNAFDPATAERLYRTIYSVGNSIDPASAWLAFRGRPAEVSPLLAKRGLN, from the coding sequence ATGCACACAGAGCGCAATCCTTTATTGCAAGAATGGCAAACCCCTTTTGGCCTGCCACCATTTGATCAAATTCTGCCCGGGCATTTCCCCCCTGCTTTTGCTTTTGCGATGGCGCAGCATCGCGCCGAATTAAATGCAATTGCCGAACAAACCAGCCTGCCTGATTTTGCTAATAGTGTAGAGCGATTTGCCCTTGCTGGCTCATTACTTGCGCGCATCAATGGCCTGTTTGAAAACCTGACGGCTTCAGAAACAAACCCGGAGCTTGAAGCGATTGAGCTCACTCTCGCACCACAACTTGCTGCCCACAATAATATGGTTTATCAGCAAGAGGGTGTTTTTACGCGCATTAATGCCCTTTATCAGCAGCGCAAAGATTTAGGCTTAAACACAGAAAAGCTGCGCCTTTTAGAACGTATTCGCTTAAATTTTGTTAGAAATGGTGCCGAGCTCACCGGCGAATCAAGGCTGCGCTTTTCAGAAATCGTGGCCGCGCTGGCCACACTCTGCACACAATTTTCGCAAAATGTACGCAGCGATGAAGCGCAATACCGCCTGCAGCTTCATGATGAAAATGATTTGGCAGGCCTGCCGGAATCCATCAGAGCATCAGCAAAACAGGCGGCGGCAGACCGTGGTACTGAAGGCTGTGTGATTACACTCAGCCGTTCTTCCGTTGTGCCATTTCTGACTTATTCCAGCCGCAGGGATTTACGTGAAATCGCGCACAAAGCATGGAAAAGCCGCGGCGAACATCCGGGTAAAACAGATAACCGCCCAATCGCCGCACGTATTCTGGCGCTACGGCAAGAGCAGGCTCAATTGCTGGGTTACGCCAATTTTGCGGATTATGCCTTAAGTGACCGCATGGCAGGCACGCCACATGCGGCTTTGGATTTACTGCAAAAAGTGTGGGCACCGGCACTTAAACGCGTACTCGAAGAGCAAGCCGATTTGCAAACCCTGGCCGCTGAGCTGGGCGAGCCACTGGATATCGAGCCTTGGGATTGGTTTTATCTAGCCGAGCAACAACGCCTAGCGCGATTTGATTTAGACGATGCCGAAATCAAGCCTTACTTTGCTCTGGAAAATATGATTGCCGCCGCTTTTGATTGCGCGCATCGCTTATTTGGCCTGAGCTTTAAAGAACGCTTTGATCTGCCGCTTTATCACCCCGATGCACGGCTTTGGGAAGTCAGCCGCGAAGGGGAAGTGATCGGCCTCTTTATTGGAGATAATTTCTCCCGCACCAGCAAGCAAGGCGGAGCGTGGATGCATGAGTTTCGCAGCCAGAGCCGCAGTGAAGGCAAGCGGATTGTGCCTATTGTGATCAACAATAATAATTTCTCTAAAGCACCAGCTGGCCAAGCTACGCTACTGTCTTTTGACGATGTGCGCACCTTGTTTCACGAATTTGGCCATGGCCTACACGGGCTGCTGTCTGATGTTGAATACAGCCTGCTGGCAGGTCCTGCTGTGGCACGGGATTATGTAGAGCTGCCTTCACAACTCTTTGAAAACTGGGCCGGACAGGATGAAGTGCTCAAAAAACACGCTTTACATATTAAAACCGGTGAAGCGATTCCCGATACCCTGCTCGCCAAAATCAAAAATGTGCGCTTTTTTAATCAGGGTTTTGAAACCGTGCGTTATCTGGGCTCAGCCCTGCTTGATTTACAAATCCATTTAGATTTAACTGAACACGTGCAAGATATCGGTGCATTTGAAGCGGCCACGCTGGAAAAAATCGGCCTGCCCAAAGCTGCGGGCATTAACCACCGCCTGCCCCATTTTGGTCATCTGTTTTCGAGTGATGGTTATGCCGCGGGCTATTACGTATATATGTGGGCCGAAGTCTTAGAAGCTGATACTTTTAATGCTTTTATTGAAACCGGCAACGCTTTTGATCCAGCAACGGCAGAGCGCCTTTATCGCACAATTTACAGCGTGGGCAATTCTATCGATCCGGCCAGTGCTTGGCTGGCATTTCGTGGCCGCCCGGCAGAGGTTTCTCCCCTGCTTGCCAAACGTGGCTTAAATTAA